In Polyodon spathula isolate WHYD16114869_AA chromosome 27, ASM1765450v1, whole genome shotgun sequence, one DNA window encodes the following:
- the fam32a gene encoding protein FAM32A-like, translating to MAAEYESVQKGGLKLKGVDGLSSGKKKKKKDKESKKRMEQIMNSQGDEKESKKTNIDKRTPAQIAFDKMQEKRQMERILNKASKTHKQRVEDFNRHLDNLTEHYDIPKVSWTK from the exons ACGAGAGCGTTCAGAAGGGAGGTTTAAAATTGAAAGGCGTTGACGGGCTGTCGTCTGGAAAAAA GAAAAAGAAGAAGGACAAGGAAAGCAAGAAGCGTATGGAACAGATAATGAACAGCCAGGGTGATGAAAAGGAGTccaagaaaacaaacattgacaAAAGGACTCCTGCCCAGATTGCGTTTGATAAAATGCAAGAAAAACGG CAAATGGAAAGAATATTAAACAAAGCATCGAAGACCCATAAACAGAGAGTTGAG gactTTAACAGACATCTGGACAACCTGACTGAGCATTACGACATTCCTAAAGTCAGCTGGACCAAATAa